The Pseudomonas sp. IB20 region CTGGGTCAACACCCGCTGCAAGGCAACCGGGCCGCCCGTGGACGTACCGATGGCCACCAGCTTGTAGGCTTTGCGCTTGGGTGCAGGCGAATGCGCAGCTGCACGCGCAGGAGCGGCGGCCGGACGCGCAACCGGCGCAGGTGCCGGGCGACCAAAGGTGCTCGGGGCTGCGGGCGGCGGCGTAACCGGTGCAGGCGCCGGCGCACTGAACAGGCTGCGACGGTTACTGCGCGAAATGCTGTGCACCTTCTCGCACAGCATCTGCTTGACCTTCTCGGGGTTGCGCGAGATATCTTCGAAATTCTTCGGCAGGAAGTCCACCGCACCCGCATCCAACGCATCCAGGGTGACCCGGGCGCCTTCATGAGTGAGCGAGGAGAACATCAACACCGGCGTAGGGCAGCGCTGCATGATGTGTCGAACTGCCGTGATGCCATCCATCATCGGCATCTCGTAGTCCATGGTGATCACGTCCGGCTTCAGCGCAATGGCTTGATCAATCGCCTCTTTGCCGTTAGTGGCCGTGCCGACCACCTGGATCGTTGGATCGGCGGAAAGAATTTCCGAGACGCGGCGGCGGAAGAAACCCGAATCGTCCACCACCAGGACCTTGACTGCCATAAACACTCCGTTAGGCGGGGCGGGCAATACCGCCCTGCCCCACCAGAATCAAATACGCCGTGCGGCGTAACGCTTTAGCATGCTCGGAACATCAAGAATCAGCGCGATCCGACCGTCACCGGTAATGGTCGCACCCGACATGCCCGGGGTTCCCTGCAGCATTTTGCCCAAAGGCTTGATGACCACTTCTTCCTGGCCCACCAACTGATCGACGACAAAGCCGATGCGCTGGGTGCCCACGGACAAGATCACCACATGGCCTTCGTGCTGCTCTTCATGTTTGGCCGATGCCACCAGCCAGCGCTTGAGGTAGAACAGTGGCAACGCCTTGTCGCGCACAATCACCACTTCCTGGCCGTCCACCACGTTGGTGCGTGACAGGTCGAGGTGGAAGATCTCGTTGACGTTGACCAGCGGGAAGGCGAACGCCTGGTTGCCCAGCATCACCATCAGGGTCGGCATGATCGCCAAGGTCAACGGCACCTTGATGACGATTTTCGAGCCCTGGCCCTTGGTCGAGTAAATATTGATCGAGCCGTTGAGCTGGCTGATCTTGGTCTTCACCACGTCCATGCCCACACCACGGCCGGACACGTCGGAAATCTCGGTCTTGGTCGAGAAGCCCGGGGCGAAGATCAGGTTGTAGCACTCGGTGTCGGTCAGGCGGTCGGCGGCGTCTTTGTCCATCACGCCACGCTTGACCGCGATATTGCGCAGAATCGCCGGGTCCATGCCTTTGCCGTCATCGGTGATCGACAGCAGGATATGGTCGCCTTCTTGCTCGGCCGCCAGAATCACCTTGCCGTTGCGGGACTTGCCCGAGGCTTCGCGTTCTTCCGGGGTTTCCACGCCGTGGTCAACGGCGTTGCGAACCAAGTGGACCAGCGGGTCGGCCAGGGCCTCGACAAGGTTTTTGTCGAGGTCGGTTTCTTCACCCACCAGTTCCAGGTTGATTTCTTTCTTGAGCTGGCGTGCCAGGTCGCGAACCAGACGTGGGAAGCGGCCGAAGACTTTCTTGATCGGCTGCATCCGCGTTTTCATCACTGCGGTCTGCAAGTCAGCGGTGACCACGTCGAGGTTCGACACAGCCTTTTGCATGGCTTCATCGCCGCTGTTCAAGCCCAAGCGCACCAGGCGGTTACGCACCAGCACCAGCTCGCCGACCATGTTCATGATGTCGTCCAGGCGCGCGGTATCAACGCGCACGGTGGTTTCGGCTTCACTGGCAGGCTTGTCGGCCACCGGCGCCGCCGCAGCTCGCGCAGGTGCCGGGGCGGCTGCAGGGGCTGGAGCGGGTTTGGCGGCAGCCGGGATGGCGGCCGGTGCGGGTTTCGCCGCTACCGGGGCGGCAGTCGCCGCAGCGGCCGGGGCCACTTCGGTGAACTTGCCTTTGCCGTGCAAATCATCCAACAGGGCTTCGAACTCGTGATCAGAGATCAGCCCGTCGCCCGCGGGTGCCGCACTGGCAGGTGCTGCACCGGCGACTGGGGATGCGGCGGTCGCGGCAACTTGCGGCAAGGCTTCAGCGACAAACGTGCCTTTGCCATGCAGTTGGTCGAGCAACGCTTCGAATTCGTCGTCGGTAATGTCGTTGCTGGCCGGGGCCGCCGGCGCTTTCGACTCGGCGGCGGGTGCCACCACGTCAGCGGCGAACTGGCCTTTGCCATGCAACTGGTCGAGCAGGGATTCGAACTCTGCGTCGGTGATGTCTTCGCTGGTCGGCGTTGCGGGCGCAGCAGGCGCTTGCGGCGCTTGCGGCGCCTCAGCCTCGGCCTTCACCGCACTGAGGGAGTTGAGCAACTGCTC contains the following coding sequences:
- a CDS encoding protein-glutamate methylesterase/protein-glutamine glutaminase, producing MAVKVLVVDDSGFFRRRVSEILSADPTIQVVGTATNGKEAIDQAIALKPDVITMDYEMPMMDGITAVRHIMQRCPTPVLMFSSLTHEGARVTLDALDAGAVDFLPKNFEDISRNPEKVKQMLCEKVHSISRSNRRSLFSAPAPAPVTPPPAAPSTFGRPAPAPVARPAAAPARAAAHSPAPKRKAYKLVAIGTSTGGPVALQRVLTQLPANFPAPIVLIQHMPAAFTKAFAERLDKLCRISVKEAEDGDILRPGLALLAPGGKQMMVDGRGAIKILPGDERLNYKPCVDITFGSAAKSYGDKVLAVVLTGMGADGREGARLLKQGGSAIWAQDEASCVIYGMPMAIVKADLADAVYSLDDIGKHLVEACL
- a CDS encoding chemotaxis protein CheA, encoding MSFGADEEILQDFLVEAGEILEQLSEQLVELESRPDDANLLNAIFRGFHTVKGGAGFLQLHELVECCHIAENVFDILRKGERHVDSELMDVILEALDAVNGMFSEVRERAPITAATPELLAALARLAEPAATPAAPVVEAAPAAVAEPEADVTDSEFEQLLNSLSAVKAEAEAPQAPQAPAAPATPTSEDITDAEFESLLDQLHGKGQFAADVVAPAAESKAPAAPASNDITDDEFEALLDQLHGKGTFVAEALPQVAATAASPVAGAAPASAAPAGDGLISDHEFEALLDDLHGKGKFTEVAPAAAATAAPVAAKPAPAAIPAAAKPAPAPAAAPAPARAAAAPVADKPASEAETTVRVDTARLDDIMNMVGELVLVRNRLVRLGLNSGDEAMQKAVSNLDVVTADLQTAVMKTRMQPIKKVFGRFPRLVRDLARQLKKEINLELVGEETDLDKNLVEALADPLVHLVRNAVDHGVETPEEREASGKSRNGKVILAAEQEGDHILLSITDDGKGMDPAILRNIAVKRGVMDKDAADRLTDTECYNLIFAPGFSTKTEISDVSGRGVGMDVVKTKISQLNGSINIYSTKGQGSKIVIKVPLTLAIMPTLMVMLGNQAFAFPLVNVNEIFHLDLSRTNVVDGQEVVIVRDKALPLFYLKRWLVASAKHEEQHEGHVVILSVGTQRIGFVVDQLVGQEEVVIKPLGKMLQGTPGMSGATITGDGRIALILDVPSMLKRYAARRI